From a region of the Falco peregrinus isolate bFalPer1 chromosome 5, bFalPer1.pri, whole genome shotgun sequence genome:
- the MPRIP gene encoding myosin phosphatase Rho-interacting protein isoform X3: protein MAAKDNPCRKFQANIFNKSKCQNCFKPRESHLLNDEDLNQAKPIYGGWLLLAPEGTDFDNPVHRSRKWQRRFFILYEHGLLRYALDEMPTTLPQGTINMNQCTDVVDGESRTGQKFSLCILTPEKEHFIRAENKEIISGWLEMLIVYPRTNKQNQKKKRKVEPPTPQEPGPAKMAVTSSNIPSAEKVPATKSTLWQEEMRGKDQADGSSSISPAQSPVQGQAGAASSLKDPVLDSKEDESSMNGERIDCGRKTRVESGYFSLEKTKQDSKLEEQQLPPPPSPPSPSTPNNSFSLNSLDSKSSCLMHKDSSSRDVGRGAEKSGRPLSFKASRQYTTLADVPKAIRISNREAFQVERKRLERRTRARSPGREEVARLFGSERRRSQVIEKFEALDIENAEHMETNVSAGAGLSSETRQGRSEKRVFPRKRDFACEGAAVGAILDVSASPLSPHRRAKSLDRRSTESSMTPDLLNFKKGWLTKQYEDGQWKKHWFVLTDQSLRYYRDSVAEEAADLDGEIDLSTCYDVTEYPVQRNYGFQIHTKEGEFTLSAMTSGIRRNWIQTIMKHVRPTTAPDVTSSLPEEKSKTSSSFETGPKPSEKPDAEQAELDPEQKRSRARERRREGRSKTFDWAEFRPIQQALVQERANAADSSSSGSAAFPRDTGATDADPGELERERARRREERRKRFEMIDTVDGAGSEEALRMEVDRILPVPADIKLQNVHVEIEQRWHQVETTPLREEKQIPITPLHLAHAEDRDEGLTKQHLTTLLEKELEQKQKEALELLEQNRHLQDQLKVALGREQSAREGYVLQTEVAASPSGAWQRLHKVNQDLQSELEAQCQRQELINQQIQSLKRSYAEAKDVIRHHEAEIQSLQARLSNAAAELSIKEQTLAKLKSDLRSEKEKAKEQLEEWQHSEATLSSQLKASEQKLKSAEALLLEKTQELRDLEMQQALQRDHQKEVQRLQDRIADLSRQLNASEQARILMEEKLQKNYEALLESCEREKQVLIRSLKEVEDKANEYENQLQNSEQQMEILQKEKLSAKFEGSELVHQLEEQLVMKEASIQKLAEHIKELERERDQIKCRFHELMNQVAESDNEVAKLQAKLKMEETNYHNLEQSFEEVSDQFQGVQEVLKEKEEELRHVKEMHLRIVEKKDQDLSEALVKMVALDSSLEETKVKLKAKEEALKKLAGVGTGLCAEEVEDLGPSLEADESHPSQPGQTLQTQDVLPALSYALKEEDDEVLQTSQRQAEEFGSPSKAVELQDQEFVQKALAKPDVGIMGAKRQRIRFSSIQCQKYIHPDGSEKNWTSSTSSDTSQDRSLSEESMSSEPALGYPSSGTSDSETYLSIIHSLETKLYITEEKLKDVTMKLESQHGHNQETLIALHHQWASTESQLREQLQTSLSQVSSLISQLESERQEKFKLIENHVSELGSFQMKNDQALTCLEKCREQLRSLPESDKEKEGDLFLVTLSSMETTLSNAIYALRGAPVPSEYQQSDSLITEGSTPEGVFLGEEERVSKEHVPKEQRAEMFDASQLRWLSERVAFEASLINQIAESLKNASSEISQLLREMQGTAEVVLLEPANVSHTAVDLASVLSKKLLLEGEFWSQVEELRAHLSTREGETEGKTETTGLGPSPCFLSAVADATLVKAELGFVAQKMRESFHQRLKTIEEDLHNTKTALQQHKCMLEEIIKAYRTPDFDGVMHQISEALEIQKDASERAQISWDGSCLQMVPCQELAKVEEIGSLPECSSKALVSIQEDLAQQLKDKANVLKEISVALLSLPPEEAMRDCQKLLKISESLSYHSCMGDLERYSSLLVHDAVVQAQVCYAACKVRLEYEREMKSYKESLQSMDALCQERVKTVSLLRDEYEDLLRKQQGEYGEVIAMLERENADLKAKVSQLDSQRRLLEEEEHKHSKSLSELQGRYEEEIRNVIEQLNRTEDALKAERTESLNQLDAIVRDKQNMEQYHLEQMQMLEDKFQAKIKELQVIHGEELQALQEHYSQNLQRLQETLDEYQRQHPEASPTAGPGGGDPWVAGEAGGTGQGPDSELDSMHGLRERIQELEAQMNVMRDELENKHLEGNASTLREKYQKDFENLKATCERGFAAMEETHQKKIEDLQRQHQRELEKLREEKDRLLAEETAATISAIEAMKNAHREELERELEKSQRSQISSVNADIEALRRQYLEELQSVQRELEVLSEQYSQKCLENAHLAQALEAERQALRQCQRENQELNAHNQELNNRLAAEITRLRTLLTGEGGGEAAGSPLTQGKDAYELEVLLRVKESEIQYLKQEISSLKDELQTALRDKKYASDKYKDIYTELSIVKAKADCDISRLKEQLKAATEAQGEKSPVNTTVSGYDIMKSKSNPDFLKKDRSSVSRQLRNIRSKSLKEGLTVQERLKLFESRDLKKD from the exons atggCTGGAGATGCTGATAGTCTATCCGAGGACAAACAAGCAGAAccagaagaagaagaggaaggtaGAGCCCCCAACTCCCCAG GAACCTGGTCCTGCTAAGATGGCCGTGACCAGCAGCAACATCCCCAGTGCAGAGAAGGTCCCTGCCACCAAGTCCACGCTTTGGCAGGAAGAAATGAGGGGCAAAGACCAAGCGGACGGGAGCAGCAGCATCAGCCCAGCGCAGAGCCCTGtgcaaggccaggctggggctgccagctccctgaAGGATCCCGTGCTGGACAGCAAGGAAG ACGAGAGCTCCATGAATGGAGAGCGGATAGACTGTGGGCGGAAGACGCGTGTTGAGAGCGGGTACTTTTCCTTGGAGAAGACCAAGCAAGACTCGaagctggaagagcagcagctgccgcCCCCACCaagcccacccagccccagcaccccaaacAACAG CTTCTCTCTGAACTCCTTGGACTCGAAGAGCAGTTGTCTCATGCACAAGGactccagcagcagagatgtAGGAAGGGGAGCTGAAAAATCGGGGCGTCCCCTTTCTTTTAAAGCCAGCCGGCAGTACACCACCCTGGCCGACGTTCCCAAGGCCATTAGGATCAGTAATCGTGAGGCCTTCCAGGTGGAGAGGAAGCGGCTAGAGCGGAGAACCCGGGCCCGTAGCCCTGGGAGAGAAGAAGTGGCCCGGCTCTTTGGCAGTGAGAGAAG GCGATCCCAGGTAATTGAAAAATTTGAGGCATTAGATATTGAGAACGCGGAGCACATGGAAACGAATGTGTCGGCCGGGGCTGGCCTTTCCAGCGAGACGCGGCAGGGCAGGAGCGAGAAGAGGGTTTTCCCACGGAAACGG GACTTCGCTTGCGAAGGTGCAGCTGTGGGCGCCATCCTGGATGTGTCTGCATCTCCTCTGTCCCCGCATCGCCGGGCAAAGTCACTGGACAGAAGGTCCACAGAGTCCTCTATGACG CCCGACCTGCTGAACTTCAAGAAGGGCTGGTTGACAAAGCAGTACGAGGACGGACAG TGGAAGAAGCACTGGTTTGTGCTGACTGACCAGAGCCTGAGATACTACCGGGATTCCGTGGCAGAGGAG gcagctgacCTGGATGGAGAAATTGATTTATCCACATGCTACGATGTTACCGAGTACCCGGTTCAGCGAAACTACGGCTTCCAGATCCAC ACGAAGGAAGGGGAGTTCACCCTCTCCGCCATGACATCGGGCATTCGTCGCAACTGGATCCAGACCATCATGAAGCACGTCCGCCCCACCACTGCTCCTGATGTAACAAG CTCCCTGCCGgaagagaaaagtaaaacaagCTCTTCCTTCGAGACTGGTCCAAAGCCGAGCGAGAAGCCAGACGCAGAGCAAGCTGAGCTGGACCCGGAGCAGAAGCGGAGCCGTGCCCGCGAGCGCCGGCGAGAAGGACGGTCCAAGACCTTTGACTGGGCTGAGTTTCGCCCCATCCAGCAAGCCCTGGTGCAGGAGCGTGCAAACGCTGCAGACTCCTCCAGTAGCGGCTCTGCCGCCTTCCCCAGGGACACTGGTGCCACCGACGCCGACCCGGGAGAGCTGGAGCGGGAGCGGGCCCGGCGGCGTGAGGAGAGGCGCAAGCGCTTTGAGATGATCGATACTGTGGACGGGGCAGGGTCAGAAGAGGCACTAAGGATGGAGGTGGACCGGATCCTGCCCGTCCCAGCAGACATCAAACTGCAGAATGTCCACGTAGAGATTGAGCAGCGCTGGCACCAGGTGGAGACCACCCCGCTGCGGGAGGAGAAGCAGATCCCCATCACACCCCTGCACCTCGCCCACGCTGAAGACCGGGACGAGGGGCTGACAAAGCAGCACTTGACCACACTGTTGGAGAAGGAG ctggagcagaagcagaaggaggCCCTGGAGCTCCTGGAGCAGAACCGGCACCTGCAGGACCAGCTGAAAGTGGCACTGGGACGGGAGCAGAGCGCCCGGGAGGGCTACGTGTTGCAG ACCGAGGTGGCCGCCTCGCCATCAGGTGCCTGGCAGAGGCTCCATAAAGTCAACCAAGACCTCCAAAGCGAGCTGGAAGCCCAATGCCAGCGTCAAGAGCTGATCAATCAGCAGATTCAGTCGCTGAAGCGCAGCTATGCCGAGGCCAAGGACGTGATCCGGCACCACGAAGCCGAGATTCAGAGCCTGCAGGCGAGGCTCAGTAATGCGGCGGCCGAGCTCTCCATCAAGGAGCAGACCCTGGCCAAGCTCAAGAGCGACTTGAGGAGCGAGAAGGAGAAAGCCaaagagcagctggaggagtGGCAGCACAGCGAGGCCACGCTTAGCTCCCAGCTGAAGGCCAGCGAGCAGAAGCTGAAGAGCGCAGAGGCTCTCCTCCTGGAGAAGACCCAGGAGCTGCGGGACCTGGAGATGCAGCAGGCTTTGCAAAGGGACCACCAGAAGGAGGTCCAGCGGCTCCAAGACAGGATCGCGGACCTGAGCAGGCAGCTGAATGCTAGTGAGCAAGCGCGGATCCTCAtggaggagaagctgcagaagaatTACGAGGCTCTGCTGGAGAGCTGTGAGAGGGAAAAGCAGGTTTTAATACGGAGTCTGAAGGAGGTGGAGGATAAGGCCAACGAGTACGAGAACCAGCTGCAAAACAGCGAGCAGCAAATGGAGATTCTGCAGAAGGAGAAACTGAGTGCAAAATTTGAAGGCAGTGAGCTCGTCCaccagctggaggagcagctggtgATGAAGGAGGCCAGCATCCAGAAACTCGCAGAGCACATCAAGGAGcttgaaagagagagagatcagATCAAATGTCGGTTCCATGAGCTCATGAATCAGGTTGCCGAGTCAGATAATGAAGTTGCGAAGCTGCAAGCCAAGTTGAAGATGGAAGAGACCAACTACCACAATCTGGAGCAATCGTTCGAGGAGGTGTCGGATCAGTTCCAGGGTGTGCAGGAggtgctgaaagaaaaagaagaagagcTGAGACACGTTAAGGAAATGCACTTGAGAATTGTGGAGAAGAAAGATCAAGATCTCAGTGAGGCTTTGGTTAAAATGGTTGCTTTAGATAGCAGTTTAGAGGAGACTAAAGTAAAGCTAAAGGCCAAGGAGGAGGCTTTAAAGAAATTAGCTGGTGTAGGCACAGGTCTGTGTGCTGAGGAGGTGGAAGACCTTGGCCCCAGTCTTGAGGCTGACGAAAGTCATCCATCCCAACCAGGGCAGACCCTGCAAACTCAGGATGTCCTCCCAGCTCTGAGTTACGCACTGAAGGAGGAGGACGATGAGGTTCTCCAGACCAGCCAGAGGCAAGCGGAGGAGTTTGGCTCGCCGTCCAAAGCTGTAGAGCTCCAGGACCAAGAGTTCGTTCAGAAAGCCTTAGCAAAGCCTGATGTAGGAATCATGGGGGCCAAGAGGCAAAGAATCCGTTTCTCAAGCATCCAGTGCCAAAAGTACATCCACCCAGACGGATCGGAGAAAAACTGGACGAGCAGTACCTCTTCGGACACAAGCCAAGACAGATCGCTGTCTGAAGAAAGCATGTCATCAGAGCCAGCTCTTGGTTACCCATCATCAGGAACGAGCGACTCTGAGACCTATCTCTCCATCATCCATTCCCTGGAAACCAAACTTTATATTACAGAGGAAAAACTCAAAGATGTAACGATGAAGCTGGAAAGCCAGCACGGCCATAATCAGGAGACACTCATCGCCCTTCACCATCAGTGGGCCAGCACAGAGTCTCAGCTGCGGGAACAACTTCAGACCAGCTTATCCCAAGTCAGTTCTTTGATCTCACAGCTGGAGAGTGAGAGGCAGGAAAAGTTCAAGCTCATAGAAAATCATGTCAGCGAGCTGGGaagtttccaaatgaaaaatgatCAAGCGCTGACTTGCTTAGAGAAGTGTAGGGAGCAACTAAGATCTTTGCCCGAATCAGACAAGGAAAAAGAGGGCGATTTGTTCCTCGTTACTCTGTCCAGCATGGAAACAACCTTATCAAACGCAATCTACGCCTTGAGAGGGGCGCCAGTCCCATCGGAGTATCAGCAGAGCGATAGCCTTATCACGGAAGGCTCCACTCCAGAAGGAGTTTTTTTGGGAGAAGAGGAGCGTGTCTCCAAGGAGCATGTCCCCAAGGAGCAGCGAGCGGAGATGTTTGACGCCAGCCAGCTGAGATGGCTTTCCGAGAGAGTGGCATTTGAGGCCTCTCTCATCAACCAAATAGCGGAGTCTTTGAAAAATGCAAGCTCTGAGATATCTCAGCTTCTGAGAGAGATGCAGGGAACGGCTGAGGTGGTTCTGTTGGAGCCAGCAAATGTTTCTCATACAGCCGTTGATTTGGCCAGCGTCCTATCtaagaagctgctgctggaaggggaGTTCTGGAGCCAGGTGGAGGAGCTGAGAGCCCACTTGAGCACCAGAGAAGGAGAAACTGAgggcaaaacagaaacaacaggTTTGGGCCCTTCTCCGTGTTTTCTCAGTGCTGTAGCAGATGCCACATTGGTCAAGGCAGAACTCGGGTTTGTTgcacagaaaatgagagaatCTTTTCATCAGAGATTAAAAACAATCGAAGAAGACCTCCATAATACCAAAACGGCTCTCCAGCAGCATAAGTGCATGTTGGAGGAGATCATCAAAGCGTACAGGACTCCTGATTTTGACGGAGTTATGCACCAGATTTCTGAAGCACTTGAAATTCAAAAAGATGCTTCAGAAAGAGCCCAAATCTCCTGGGACGGGAGCTGTCTCCAAATGGTGCCGTGTCAGGAACTAGCCAAGGTGGAGGAGATCGGCAGCCTGCCAGAGTGCAGTAGCAAAGCTCTTGTTTCCATTCAGGAAGATCTCGCCCAACAACTAAAGGACAAAGCGAATGTTCTGAAGGAGATCTCTGTTGCCTTACTCTCTCTGCCTCCCGAGGAGGCAATGAGAGACTGTCAGAAGCTCCTGAAGATATCCGAGAGTCTTTCCTATCATTCGTGCATGGGAGACCTTGAACGGTATTCCTCTTTGTTAGTCCATGATGCAGTTGTTCAGGCTCAGGTTTGTTACGCCGCTTGCAAAGTGCGGCTGGAGTACGAGAGAGAGATGAAGTCCTACAAGGAGTCCTTACAGAGCATGGATGCGCTCTGCCAGGAGCGTGTGAAAACAGTCTCTCTCCTTCGGGATGAGTATGAGGACTTGCTCCGAAAGCAGCAGGGTGAGTACGGCGAGGTGATCGCCATGCTGGAAAGGGAGAACGCCGATCTCAAAGCAAAGGTGTCCCAGCTTGACAGCCAGCGAAGGCTcttggaggaagaggagcacaAACACAGCAAGAGCTTGAGCGAGTTACAAGGACGGTATGAGGAGGAGATTCGAAATGTGATAGAGCAACTAAACAGGACAGAGGATGCTCTGAAGGCCGAGAGGACGGAGAGCCTCAACCAGCTGGATGCCATTGTCCGTGACAAGCAGAACATGGAGCAGTATCACCTGGAGCAGATGCAGATGCTGGAGGACAAGTTCCAGGCCAAGATCAAGGAGCTGCAGGTCATCCACGGCGAGGAGCTGCAGGCGCTGCAGGAGCACTACAGCCAGAACCTGCAGCGCCTGCAGGAGACCCTGGATGAGTACCAGAGGCAGCACCCGGAGGCATCGCCCACGGCGGGCCCAGGTGGTGGGGACCCCTGGGTGGCCGGTGAGGCGGGGGGCACTGGGCAGGGCCCCGACAGTGAGCTGGACTCCATGCACGGCCTGAGGGAACGCATCCAGGAGCTGGAGGCCCAGATGAATGTCATGAGGGATGAGCTGGAGAACAAACATCTGGAGGGGAACGCTTCCACCTTGAGGGAAAAGTACCAGAAGGACTTTGAAAACTTAAAG GCAACATGTGAAAGGGGCTTTGCAGCCATGGAGGAGACACACCAGAAGAAGATTGAGGACCTGCAGCGGCAGCACCAGCGGGAGCTGGAGAAGCTGCGGGAGGAGAAAGACCGTCTGTTGGCAGAAGAAACGGCTGCCACTATTTCAG CCATCGAAGCCATGAAGAACGCACACCGGGAGGAGCTGGAGCGAGAGCTGGAGAAGTCTCAGCGCTCCCAGATCAGCAGCGTCAACGCCGACATCGAGGCCCTCCGAAGGCAATACCT GGAGGAGCTGCAGTCGGTGCAGCGGGAGCTGGAGGTGCTTTCGGAGCAGTATTCGCAGAAGTGTCTGGAGAACGCCCACCTGGCGCAGGCGCTGGAGGCTGAGAGGCAGGCCCTCCGCCAGTGCCAGCGGGAGAACCAGGAGCTCAACGCCCACAACCAG gaGCTGAATAACCGCCTGGCTGCGGAGATCACGCGATTGCGGACCCTGCTGACCGGGGAGGGCGGGGGAGAGGCTGCTGGATCGCCTCTCACGCAGGGCAAGGACGCCTACGAGCTGGAG GTCCTGCTGCGGGTCAAAGAATCCGAAATCCAGTACCTGAAGCAGGAGATCAGCTCCCTCAAAGACGAGCTGCAGACGGCACTGAGG GATAAGAAATACGCCAGTGACAAGTACAAGGACATCTACACGGAGCTGAGCATCGTGAAGGCCAAGGCAGACTGTGATATCAGCAGGTTGAAagagcagctgaaagcagccaCAGAAGCTCAGGGAGAGAAATCCCCTGTGAACACCACTGTATCAGGATATG ATATTATGAAATCAAAAAGCAACCCTGATTTCTTGAAGAAAGACAGATCCAGTGTTAGCCGGCAACTAAGGAATATCAGGTCAAAG